TTCCACTGCGCCTTTTCCAGATAGGAGGTCGGGTGGATGAAGAACACGGCCGCAGGCAGCGTGGTGGCCTCGGGCTTGAAACCGGGCGGCAGCCAGTGCGACGGGTCTTTCGCGCCGAGCCCGGGGCGGGCGATCCACATCGCCGGATCGTCATAGACATTGGCGGCCAGCGCGCGCTGCGGCGTGAACTTGGCGGTCGGGACGAAGGCGATCTTGGTCAGGCTGTCGGACCACAGCACCAGCGCCACGGCGCCGGCGAGCAGCAGCACGACGAGCACCGCCATGATGTAGAGGAATTTCCGTACCAAGCTGTCAGCCCACCCGTTCCGCTTCGTGGCGGGCGGCTTCGCGCTCCAGCCAGATCTTGATCATCGCGACCATCGGATCGGCGAGGATCAGACCGATGATGCCGAACAATACGCCCATGATCAGCTGCATGCCCAGCACCAGCGCCGGCGCCAGGTCGACCGTGCGCCGCGCCACCATCGGCACGATGATGTTGCCGTCGACCGTCTGCACGACGACGTAGACGATGATGCAGTAGATGCCCATGTCGAACCCGCCCGAGAAGCCGACGAGGATCATCAGGAGGCCCGAAAGCGGCGCGCCGATGTTGGGCAGGAAGGCGAGCAGGCCGGTGAGCAGCCCGAGCAGCGCCGCCATCGGCACGCCGTAGGCCATCAGCAGCAGCCAGGTGCAGATGCCTTCCAGCGTCATGCCGAGCAGCCGTCCGGCCATCAGTCGGCGCAGCGACGAGCCCATGAGCTGGGCGGTACCTTCGAAATAGTCTCGGCGATCGCTGGGGAACAGCCAGGCGACGCCGCGCCGGTAGAGCCGCGGTTCGACGGCGAAATAGATGCCGAGCACGATGACCATGACCACTGTGCCGACCGTCCCGATCACGCCGCCGACCACGCGGGTGAGTTGG
The window above is part of the Novosphingobium sp. G106 genome. Proteins encoded here:
- a CDS encoding AI-2E family transporter — encoded protein: MADDPASALPRAEAITGTPEVVTSTVVKAAAPKRKRARERAGPTDISDPLLREEAKRAFVWIGIASAFALVVLLAQPLLVVFAAMVFAAMVDGGARLLDRVLPIARGWRVAIVLILVAAFLIWTAYFAGSQIAAQAAALPATVEAQGLKVIDWLRAHGFAIQATDFKDLIREGLGGVGQLTRVVGGVIGTVGTVVMVIVLGIYFAVEPRLYRRGVAWLFPSDRRDYFEGTAQLMGSSLRRLMAGRLLGMTLEGICTWLLLMAYGVPMAALLGLLTGLLAFLPNIGAPLSGLLMILVGFSGGFDMGIYCIIVYVVVQTVDGNIIVPMVARRTVDLAPALVLGMQLIMGVLFGIIGLILADPMVAMIKIWLEREAARHEAERVG